One window of Patescibacteria group bacterium genomic DNA carries:
- a CDS encoding methyltransferase domain-containing protein translates to MQTPGEKYLIKYLIKSIKRLGTKAYIINIGANTSLVIEKELDGADCDFIEDRTDVIDSRVEYLKLNKTYICSVEEMREVSNDSYDIVFANFVLEHVDDLNNSAKEINRILKNEGSFVTSIPNPQAPEFLISKFTPLWFHQYIRGEGEGEGHEAHETKYSYKSIKEFVEIFESKGLKLVEKNFTPFTFGYLYRFPIIGFISKIYDKIIHRLGYERLMGNVCLAFEKK, encoded by the coding sequence ATGCAAACACCAGGAGAAAAATATTTGATAAAATATTTGATAAAATCAATTAAAAGATTAGGAACAAAAGCCTATATTATCAATATTGGTGCAAACACAAGCCTGGTTATCGAAAAGGAATTAGACGGAGCTGATTGTGACTTCATTGAAGATAGAACAGATGTTATAGATTCGAGAGTGGAATATTTAAAACTAAATAAGACCTACATTTGTTCAGTGGAAGAAATGAGAGAAGTTTCAAATGATAGTTACGATATTGTTTTTGCAAATTTTGTGTTAGAGCATGTTGATGACTTAAATAATTCTGCTAAAGAGATAAATAGGATTTTGAAAAATGAAGGAAGTTTTGTTACTTCAATTCCAAATCCACAAGCGCCAGAGTTCTTAATATCAAAATTTACTCCACTTTGGTTCCATCAATATATTCGCGGAGAAGGCGAAGGTGAAGGTCATGAAGCTCATGAAACTAAATATTCGTATAAGAGTATTAAAGAGTTTGTAGAGATATTTGAAAGCAAGGGTTTAAAGTTAGTTGAGAAAAATTTTACACCGTTTACTTTTGGTTATTTATACAGATTCCCAATAATAGGGTTTATTAGTAAGATTTATGATAAAATAATACATAGATTGGGATATGAAAGATTAATGGGAAATGTTTGTTTAGCATTTGAAAAAAAATAA